Genomic window (Thomasclavelia spiroformis DSM 1552):
ATAAAATAAAAAAAGATATAACTTAATTACAAATTATATCTTATTTAAACTCAATTGAAATCGGTGGTACTTTAGTGTATTTTACTCCAGCTGCATCCAACATTCTTTTTGCCGCACGATCACTATCAGTTCCACTATATTTATCATCTTCAAAAACAATTTCGCTAATACCACTTTGAATAATTGCTTTAACACATTCGTGACATGGAAATAAAGAAACATAAATACGACATCCTTTTAAATTTCCAATGCTATTTAAAATTGCATTTAATTCTGCATGAACTACATATGGGTATTTAGTATCATATAAATCCCCTTCTCTAACTTCCCATGGAAATTCTTTATCATCACAACCCCAAGGAAGACCATTATAGCCTACTCCAACGATTTTATTTTCTGGACTAACAATGCACGCCCCTACTTGAGTATTAGGATCTTTAGAACGAAAAGCCGATAATTTTGCAACACCCATAAAATATTGTGTCCAATTTATAACTTTACTCATCTTTCATTTCCTCCTCTAATTCATCCAATTTAGCTTTAAAATAATCCGGTAATTCGCTTTCAAATTCCATATATTCTTTTGTCGTAGGATGAATAAAACCTAATTTTTTAGCATGTAAAAACTGTCCATGACTACAATCATCTTTACGATATCCATATTTAGGATCACCATACACAGGATAACCAATATAACTCATATGTACCCTAATTTGATGAGTTCGTCCTGTCTCTAAACGACATTCTATTAAACTCATATTTTTATAACGTTTTAAAACTGTAAAATTTGTAATCGCATTTTTACTATTATTTTTTGTTACACACATACTTTGACGATCATTTGGATTACGT
Coding sequences:
- a CDS encoding deoxycytidylate deaminase, which produces MSKVINWTQYFMGVAKLSAFRSKDPNTQVGACIVSPENKIVGVGYNGLPWGCDDKEFPWEVREGDLYDTKYPYVVHAELNAILNSIGNLKGCRIYVSLFPCHECVKAIIQSGISEIVFEDDKYSGTDSDRAAKRMLDAAGVKYTKVPPISIEFK